The Neobacillus sp. OS1-2 genome includes a window with the following:
- a CDS encoding NADH-quinone oxidoreductase subunit D, with protein sequence MIRTEEMLLNVGPQHPSTHGVFRLVIKIDGEIITEATPVIGYLHRGTEKLAENLQYTQIIPYTDRMDYLSAMTNNYVICHAVETMMGTQVPERAEYLRVIAMELGRIASHLVAWGTYILDLGATSPFIYAFRDREMIINMLNELSGARLTFNYMRVGGVKWDAPEGWIDRLRDFIPYMREQLVGYHSLVSGNEIFLDRVKGIGRYTKEEAIHYSLSGPNLRCTGVKWDLRKDEPYSIYDRFDFDVPTLEDGDCLARYNLRLAEIEQSLRILEQAVEQFPAEGEILAKVPKIIKAPKGEAFVRIESPRGEIGCYIASDGKKEPYRLKFRRPSFYNLQILPKLLVGENIANLIAILGAIDIVLGEVDG encoded by the coding sequence ATGATTAGAACAGAAGAAATGTTACTTAACGTCGGTCCTCAGCATCCTAGTACGCACGGAGTATTCCGGCTTGTGATTAAAATTGATGGGGAAATCATAACGGAAGCTACGCCTGTCATCGGTTACTTACACCGCGGAACGGAAAAATTAGCAGAAAATCTGCAGTATACACAGATTATTCCTTATACCGACCGGATGGACTATCTGTCAGCGATGACGAACAACTATGTGATTTGTCATGCGGTCGAAACGATGATGGGGACTCAAGTGCCGGAACGTGCGGAATATCTGCGTGTGATTGCCATGGAGCTTGGGCGTATCGCCAGCCACCTTGTTGCTTGGGGCACCTACATCCTTGACCTTGGGGCGACGAGCCCATTCATCTATGCCTTCCGTGATCGCGAAATGATTATCAATATGCTGAACGAGTTATCCGGTGCACGTTTAACATTCAACTATATGCGTGTGGGCGGTGTGAAATGGGATGCGCCTGAAGGCTGGATTGACAGGCTGAGAGACTTTATCCCCTATATGCGTGAGCAGCTTGTCGGCTATCATTCGCTTGTCAGCGGCAATGAAATCTTTTTAGACAGGGTAAAAGGAATTGGCCGCTACACGAAAGAAGAGGCAATCCACTATTCACTCAGCGGCCCGAATTTGCGCTGTACCGGGGTGAAATGGGATCTTCGCAAAGATGAGCCGTATTCGATTTACGACCGTTTTGATTTTGATGTTCCGACATTAGAGGATGGCGACTGTTTGGCACGGTATAATCTTCGTCTTGCCGAGATTGAACAATCGCTCAGAATACTTGAGCAGGCCGTGGAACAATTTCCGGCTGAAGGTGAGATTCTTGCTAAGGTGCCGAAAATCATCAAGGCGCCAAAAGGGGAAGCCTTTGTCAGAATCGAATCGCCGCGCGGCGAAATTGGCTGCTATATTGCCAGTGATGGGAAAAAAGAACCGTATCGTTTGAAGTTTAGAAGACCATCATTCTATAATCTGCAAATTCTCCCGAAACTATTAGTAGGCGAAAATATTGCAAATCTGATTGCTATTTTAGGGGCAATTGATATTGTCCTTGGGGAGGTGGACGGCTAA
- a CDS encoding NADH-quinone oxidoreductase subunit C: protein MSGEKDLDQLKREAAEKAKAAALAKRKAKEAGVAEPKPVVESEKAETPAAAAPQAPVGADDADLAKKKAAAAAKAKAAALAKKKREGFADETALGAESTQPVETAPPVETAPPVEETPAANDADDLAKKKAAAVAKAKAAAAAKRKAMELAGGNAPVSEETPAVEPETPAVNDADDLAKKKAAAVAKAKAAAAAKKKAMELAGGEAPAPEAEESGAGGDADDLAKKKAAAVAKAKAAAAAKRKATEQAGGTVEDTATGDDAKAKAAAAAKAKAVAVAKAKAAAAAKAKAAGAGAGSDASAAGGDDEKAKAIAAAKAKAKAAAAAKAKAAAGGKAGDAATPAAEAKPSPNQPYLDKYVKVIAENLGSDVLEDSYINKLSKDVPTLVAKHDTYFKVAQFLKYNELLGFDYLSELHGSDFETHMEVYVHLYSYKNRQTVALKVKIDRDEPTIESLQPIWAGANWPECEAFDLLGIKFKGHPNLHRILLGEDWVGHPLRKDYEQYDVEV, encoded by the coding sequence ATGAGCGGGGAAAAAGATCTCGATCAATTAAAGAGAGAAGCCGCTGAAAAGGCTAAAGCTGCGGCATTAGCAAAGCGAAAGGCGAAGGAAGCGGGGGTTGCAGAGCCGAAACCGGTGGTTGAATCGGAAAAGGCTGAAACACCGGCAGCAGCCGCGCCGCAAGCCCCAGTTGGAGCAGATGATGCTGATTTAGCGAAGAAAAAGGCAGCAGCGGCAGCAAAAGCGAAAGCAGCTGCACTGGCGAAGAAGAAACGGGAAGGGTTCGCAGATGAGACTGCCTTGGGGGCAGAATCAACGCAGCCGGTAGAAACGGCACCGCCAGTAGAAACGGCACCGCCAGTAGAGGAAACGCCAGCGGCAAACGATGCGGATGACCTAGCGAAGAAAAAGGCAGCAGCGGTAGCAAAGGCAAAAGCAGCGGCGGCGGCCAAGCGGAAGGCGATGGAACTGGCTGGAGGCAACGCTCCAGTGAGTGAAGAGACCCCGGCAGTAGAACCAGAAACGCCAGCGGTAAACGATGCGGATGACCTAGCGAAGAAAAAGGCAGCAGCGGTAGCAAAGGCAAAGGCAGCAGCGGCAGCCAAAAAGAAGGCGATGGAGTTAGCAGGTGGCGAAGCACCAGCACCAGAGGCTGAAGAAAGTGGCGCCGGCGGCGATGCCGACGATCTAGCGAAGAAAAAAGCAGCAGCAGTAGCCAAAGCCAAAGCAGCGGCAGCGGCGAAACGTAAAGCAACGGAACAAGCGGGCGGCACTGTCGAAGATACTGCAACAGGTGACGATGCGAAGGCAAAAGCGGCGGCAGCAGCGAAAGCCAAGGCAGTAGCGGTAGCGAAGGCGAAAGCAGCAGCAGCGGCAAAAGCCAAAGCAGCCGGTGCAGGAGCTGGATCAGACGCGTCAGCAGCAGGTGGCGATGATGAGAAAGCGAAAGCCATCGCAGCGGCAAAGGCAAAAGCCAAAGCAGCGGCGGCAGCAAAAGCCAAGGCAGCAGCGGGTGGAAAAGCTGGCGATGCAGCGACCCCGGCAGCCGAAGCGAAACCATCACCAAATCAGCCATACTTAGATAAGTATGTGAAGGTGATTGCCGAAAACTTAGGTTCTGATGTTTTAGAAGATTCTTATATTAATAAACTATCCAAAGATGTTCCGACACTTGTGGCAAAGCATGATACATATTTTAAAGTGGCTCAGTTTCTAAAATATAATGAGCTGCTTGGGTTTGATTATCTATCTGAGCTGCATGGATCGGATTTCGAAACACATATGGAAGTCTATGTTCACTTGTACTCATACAAAAACCGGCAAACGGTGGCGTTAAAAGTGAAGATTGACCGCGATGAACCAACAATCGAGTCCTTGCAGCCAATTTGGGCCGGAGCGAACTGGCCTGAATGTGAAGCATTTGATTTACTTGGAATTAAGTTTAAAGGACATCCGAATTTACATCGGATTCTGCTTGGGGAAGATTGGGTTGGCCATCCACTGCGTAAAGATTATGAACAGTATGATGTGGAGGTATAA
- a CDS encoding NADH-quinone oxidoreductase subunit B family protein: MDLKLEDLSPQEMKELERNVFFATLEQIKGWARSNSLWPMTFGLACCAIEMMGTGGANYDLDRQGTIFRTSPRQSDCMIVSGTVTKKMAPILRRLYDQMPEPKWVIAMGSCATAGGPYVKSYAVVKGVDQIVPVDVYIPGCPPNPAALIYGINKLKGKIRYEAKTGKKVI; this comes from the coding sequence ATGGACTTAAAACTAGAAGACTTATCGCCTCAGGAAATGAAAGAGTTAGAACGAAATGTATTTTTCGCGACGCTGGAGCAAATTAAGGGTTGGGCACGGAGTAATTCCTTGTGGCCAATGACATTTGGTCTGGCTTGTTGTGCGATTGAAATGATGGGTACAGGTGGAGCAAACTATGACCTTGACCGTCAAGGGACAATTTTTCGAACATCTCCACGGCAATCGGATTGTATGATTGTTTCTGGGACAGTGACGAAAAAGATGGCGCCAATCTTACGCCGTTTATATGACCAAATGCCAGAGCCAAAATGGGTAATCGCGATGGGATCTTGTGCAACTGCCGGCGGCCCATATGTTAAATCATATGCCGTTGTGAAGGGTGTCGATCAAATCGTACCTGTGGATGTATATATTCCTGGATGCCCGCCAAACCCGGCCGCATTAATTTATGGGATTAATAAATTAAAAGGGAAAATTCGTTATGAAGCGAAGACTGGGAAGAAGGTGATTTAA
- a CDS encoding NADH-quinone oxidoreductase subunit A, whose translation MDLLNVYQNNYLIVFVFLCLGVLLPVVALYLGKLLRPFKPSEAKYTTYESGIEPFHDSRVQFNVRYYIFALMFVIFDVETVFLYPWAVAYDKLGIFALVEMLIFVVMLLIGLVYAWKKKVLRWT comes from the coding sequence ATGGATCTTCTAAATGTATATCAGAATAATTACCTGATAGTTTTTGTGTTTCTATGTCTCGGGGTGCTGCTGCCAGTGGTGGCGTTATATTTGGGGAAACTTCTGCGTCCGTTTAAACCGAGCGAAGCGAAGTATACCACATATGAGAGCGGTATTGAGCCATTTCACGATTCCCGTGTACAGTTCAATGTCCGCTATTATATTTTTGCCCTAATGTTTGTTATCTTTGATGTAGAAACGGTGTTTTTATATCCATGGGCAGTCGCTTATGATAAACTAGGCATTTTTGCGCTTGTTGAAATGTTAATTTTCGTGGTGATGCTATTAATCGGCTTAGTGTATGCTTGGAAAAAGAAGGTGCTACGATGGACTTAA
- a CDS encoding F0F1 ATP synthase subunit epsilon, translating to MKTIKVSVVTPDGPVYESDVEMVSTKAQSGELGILPGHIPMVAPLEIGAVRLKKGGNTEFVAVSGGFLEVRPDQVTILAQSAEKASEIDVERAQRAKERAEQRLKEQKLEHIDFRRAELAMRRAINRLAVSEHRF from the coding sequence ATGAAGACGATTAAAGTCAGTGTTGTTACTCCCGATGGCCCGGTGTATGAATCAGATGTGGAAATGGTTAGTACGAAGGCTCAAAGTGGTGAGCTGGGAATTTTACCTGGACACATTCCGATGGTGGCTCCGCTTGAAATTGGTGCTGTCCGCCTGAAGAAGGGCGGCAATACAGAATTTGTTGCCGTCAGCGGCGGGTTTTTAGAAGTTCGTCCTGATCAAGTGACAATTTTGGCCCAATCGGCAGAGAAAGCATCTGAAATTGATGTGGAACGTGCCCAAAGAGCGAAGGAACGTGCAGAGCAGCGCTTGAAAGAGCAGAAGCTTGAGCATATCGACTTTAGACGTGCCGAGCTTGCAATGCGCCGCGCCATCAATCGCCTTGCCGTATCGGAACATAGATTTTAA
- the atpD gene encoding F0F1 ATP synthase subunit beta, whose protein sequence is MNKGRVLQIMGPVVDVKFDNGQLPEIYNALKIVTKARTGSEVEINLTLEVALHLGDDTVRTIAMSSTDGLTRGIEVEDTGAPISVPVGDVTLGRVFNVLGEAIDLKDDVPVSARRDSIHREAPTFEQLSTEVEILETGIKVVDLLAPYIKGGKIGLFGGAGVGKTVLIQELINNIAQEHSGISVFAGVGERTREGNDLFHEMTDSGVIKQTAMVFGQMNEPPGARMRVALTGLTMAEYFRDEQGQDVLLFIDNIFRFTQAGSEVSALLGRMPSAVGYQPTLATEMGKLEERITSTNKGSVTSIQAIYVPADDYTDPAPATTFAHLDATTNLERKLSEMGIYPAVDPLASTSRALSPDIVGEEHYEVARQVQSTLQKYRELQDIIAILGMDELSDDDKLVVLRARRIQNFLSQNFHVAEQFTGQPGSYVPVKETVKGFKELLDGKYDHLPEDAFRLVGRIEEVVEAAKRMGVEA, encoded by the coding sequence ATGAACAAAGGACGCGTTCTTCAGATTATGGGTCCGGTTGTTGACGTGAAGTTTGATAACGGTCAGCTGCCTGAGATCTATAACGCATTGAAAATAGTAACTAAAGCGCGTACTGGATCAGAAGTTGAGATCAACTTAACCCTTGAAGTAGCCCTTCATTTAGGTGATGATACAGTTCGTACGATCGCAATGTCTTCTACTGACGGGTTAACCCGTGGTATAGAAGTAGAAGATACTGGTGCGCCGATTTCGGTACCGGTTGGTGACGTAACACTTGGCCGTGTATTTAACGTATTAGGTGAAGCCATTGACTTGAAAGATGATGTGCCTGTAAGTGCCCGCCGTGATTCCATTCACCGCGAAGCACCAACATTTGAACAACTATCCACTGAGGTAGAAATTCTTGAAACAGGTATTAAAGTAGTTGACCTTCTTGCCCCCTATATTAAAGGTGGGAAAATCGGCCTCTTCGGTGGTGCCGGTGTAGGTAAAACAGTTTTAATCCAAGAATTAATCAATAACATCGCCCAAGAGCACAGCGGTATCTCCGTTTTCGCGGGTGTTGGTGAGCGTACTCGTGAAGGAAACGACCTTTTCCACGAAATGACGGATTCCGGCGTTATCAAGCAAACGGCGATGGTATTCGGACAAATGAACGAGCCGCCGGGTGCGCGTATGCGTGTTGCGCTGACTGGTTTAACAATGGCGGAATATTTCCGTGATGAGCAAGGCCAAGACGTGTTATTGTTCATTGATAATATCTTCCGTTTCACACAAGCAGGTTCTGAGGTTTCCGCACTACTAGGCCGTATGCCTTCTGCGGTAGGTTACCAGCCGACACTTGCTACTGAAATGGGTAAATTAGAAGAGCGGATTACATCTACGAATAAAGGTTCTGTAACATCTATCCAAGCGATTTATGTACCAGCCGATGACTATACGGACCCGGCTCCGGCTACAACTTTCGCTCACTTAGATGCGACAACAAACCTTGAGCGTAAGCTTTCTGAGATGGGGATCTACCCAGCGGTTGACCCGCTTGCTTCGACTTCTCGTGCCTTGTCACCTGATATCGTTGGCGAAGAGCACTATGAAGTAGCACGTCAAGTACAATCAACATTACAAAAATATCGTGAATTACAGGATATCATTGCGATTCTTGGTATGGATGAACTTTCTGATGATGATAAGTTAGTCGTGCTTCGTGCGCGTCGTATCCAAAACTTCTTGTCACAGAACTTCCACGTGGCTGAGCAGTTTACTGGCCAGCCAGGTTCATATGTACCTGTTAAAGAAACGGTTAAAGGGTTCAAAGAACTCCTTGATGGTAAATATGATCACCTTCCAGAAGATGCGTTCCGCCTTGTTGGACGTATTGAAGAGGTTGTCGAGGCCGCAAAACGCATGGGCGTAGAAGCCTAA
- the atpG gene encoding ATP synthase F1 subunit gamma, whose translation MASLREIKNRITSTKKTSQITKAMEMTSAAKWNRAVLNAKAFVPYMEKIQEVTASIAIGAGGAIHPMLTSRPVKKTGYIVMTSDSGLAGAFNSNVIRKVHQTINSRHKSNDEFAIIALGRMARDYFSKRGMNVALEMTGLPAQPNFADIQDVTRSTVGMFADGTFDELYVFYNHYQSAISQEVTEKKLLPLSDLSTSHKLISYEFEPSAEEILEVLLPQYAESLIYGALLDSKASEHAARMTAMRNATDNAKELINHYTLVFNRARQAAITQEITEIVGGAAALE comes from the coding sequence ATGGCATCATTACGCGAGATAAAAAATCGTATTACTTCAACGAAAAAAACGAGTCAAATCACAAAGGCAATGGAAATGACCTCCGCAGCTAAATGGAACCGTGCCGTGTTGAATGCAAAAGCATTTGTACCCTACATGGAAAAAATCCAAGAGGTAACGGCATCGATTGCCATCGGCGCAGGTGGAGCGATTCATCCAATGCTTACATCCCGTCCAGTGAAAAAGACGGGTTATATTGTGATGACATCTGACTCAGGACTTGCGGGTGCGTTCAACAGTAACGTTATTCGTAAAGTTCATCAAACAATCAATAGCCGTCATAAATCGAATGATGAGTTTGCTATTATTGCACTTGGACGCATGGCTCGTGATTATTTTTCGAAACGGGGCATGAACGTGGCTCTTGAGATGACCGGACTTCCGGCGCAGCCAAACTTTGCGGACATTCAGGATGTTACCCGCAGTACAGTTGGGATGTTTGCAGACGGCACATTCGATGAATTATATGTCTTTTACAATCATTATCAAAGTGCGATTTCACAGGAAGTTACCGAGAAAAAGCTGCTTCCATTATCGGATTTATCCACTTCTCATAAGCTCATTTCCTATGAGTTTGAGCCATCTGCAGAAGAAATTTTGGAAGTTCTCCTGCCACAATATGCAGAGAGCTTAATTTACGGAGCACTGCTCGACAGTAAAGCGAGTGAGCATGCTGCCCGGATGACAGCAATGAGAAATGCAACGGATAACGCAAAAGAATTAATTAATCACTATACATTAGTCTTCAACCGCGCACGTCAAGCAGCGATTACGCAAGAAATCACAGAAATCGTCGGCGGCGCCGCAGCGTTAGAATAG
- the atpA gene encoding F0F1 ATP synthase subunit alpha, with protein MSIKAEEISALIKKQIENYQAEIQVTDVGTVISVGDGIARVHGLDNVMAGELVEFANGVMGMAQNLEENNVGIIILGPFTEIREGDEVRRTGRIMEVPVGEELIGRVVNSLGQPVDGMGPINTTKTRPVEAIAPGVMARKSVHEPLQTGIKAIDALVPIGRGQRELIIGDRQTGKTSVAIDTILNQKGQDMICIYVAIGQKESTVRAAVESLRKYGALDYTIVVTASASQPAPLLFLAPYTGVSMAEEFMYNGKHVLIVYDDLSKQAAAYRELSLLLRRPPGREAYPGDVFYLHSRLLERACKINDTLGAGSITALPFIETQAGDVSAYIPTNVISITDGQIFLQSDLFFSGVRPAINAGLSVSRVGGSAQIKAMKKVAGTLRLDLASYRELEAFSQFGSDLDKATQAKLARGARTVEVLKQDLHKPLTVEKQVVILYALTRGFLDDIPLQDIRRFESDFHNWLDHNRKELLDHITKTKDLPSDEDMASAINDFKKTFAVSE; from the coding sequence ATGAGCATCAAAGCTGAAGAAATCAGTGCCCTGATTAAAAAGCAAATTGAAAACTATCAGGCAGAAATTCAAGTAACTGATGTCGGTACAGTTATCTCCGTAGGTGACGGTATCGCTCGTGTTCATGGCCTCGACAATGTCATGGCTGGTGAACTTGTTGAATTTGCAAACGGCGTTATGGGTATGGCACAAAACCTTGAAGAAAATAACGTTGGTATTATCATCCTTGGACCTTTCACCGAAATTCGTGAAGGCGATGAGGTTCGCCGTACAGGCCGCATCATGGAGGTTCCTGTTGGTGAAGAATTAATCGGACGCGTTGTGAACTCATTGGGACAGCCAGTTGATGGCATGGGACCAATCAACACAACGAAAACACGCCCAGTTGAAGCCATTGCACCTGGGGTAATGGCTCGTAAATCCGTTCATGAACCATTACAAACAGGTATTAAAGCGATTGATGCATTGGTGCCAATCGGCCGCGGACAACGTGAGTTAATCATCGGTGACCGTCAAACAGGTAAAACCTCTGTTGCGATTGACACGATTTTGAACCAAAAAGGTCAAGACATGATCTGTATCTATGTAGCTATTGGTCAGAAGGAATCAACAGTACGTGCTGCAGTTGAATCTCTTCGTAAATATGGCGCATTAGACTATACGATCGTTGTTACAGCTTCGGCATCACAACCAGCTCCATTGCTATTCTTAGCACCATATACGGGCGTTTCGATGGCTGAGGAATTTATGTACAATGGCAAGCATGTACTAATTGTATATGATGATTTATCAAAACAAGCGGCAGCATACCGTGAACTTTCCTTATTACTTCGTCGTCCTCCAGGTCGTGAAGCATATCCAGGGGATGTTTTCTACTTACACAGCCGTTTGCTAGAACGTGCATGTAAAATTAATGATACGCTTGGTGCTGGTTCCATTACAGCATTACCATTTATTGAAACACAGGCGGGTGACGTTTCCGCTTATATTCCAACAAACGTTATCTCCATCACAGATGGACAAATTTTCTTACAATCTGACCTCTTCTTCTCAGGTGTACGTCCGGCGATCAACGCAGGTCTTTCCGTATCCCGTGTAGGTGGTTCGGCGCAAATCAAAGCAATGAAAAAAGTTGCTGGTACACTAAGACTTGACCTTGCATCCTACCGTGAATTAGAGGCATTCTCACAGTTCGGTTCTGACCTTGACAAGGCGACACAGGCAAAACTTGCCCGTGGTGCCCGTACGGTTGAAGTGTTAAAACAAGATCTTCACAAACCGCTTACTGTTGAAAAGCAAGTAGTAATCCTTTACGCATTAACACGCGGATTCCTTGATGATATTCCATTACAGGATATCCGACGTTTTGAATCAGATTTCCATAATTGGTTAGACCACAACCGCAAAGAGTTGTTAGACCATATTACAAAAACGAAGGATCTTCCTTCTGATGAGGATATGGCTTCTGCAATCAACGACTTCAAAAAGACGTTTGCAGTTAGCGAATAA
- a CDS encoding F0F1 ATP synthase subunit delta, with translation MSSSMVAKRYALSLLQIAKEQQLLEVIEEELRVVKEVVQYNPELMAVLKSSKLSIEKKKEMLTQAFGTFNVYVRNTLLILIERHRQDEIVNVANEFIELANEETGIAEAEVTSTRALTEAERAAISTVFAAKIGKKSLKIENIVDSNLLGGVKLRIGNRIYDGSLRGKLDRLERKLLS, from the coding sequence ATGAGTAGCTCTATGGTAGCAAAACGCTACGCGCTGTCTCTTCTGCAAATTGCGAAAGAACAACAGCTTCTTGAAGTAATAGAGGAAGAACTTCGTGTGGTGAAGGAAGTTGTACAATACAACCCAGAGTTAATGGCTGTTTTAAAATCTTCAAAGCTTTCCATTGAGAAGAAAAAAGAGATGCTAACGCAGGCTTTTGGGACCTTTAATGTATATGTACGCAATACACTGTTGATCTTAATTGAACGTCACCGCCAAGACGAAATCGTCAATGTGGCGAATGAATTTATAGAGCTGGCAAATGAAGAAACGGGGATTGCAGAAGCTGAAGTTACGAGCACACGTGCCTTAACAGAGGCGGAGCGCGCTGCCATCTCGACTGTATTTGCAGCGAAAATTGGTAAGAAGTCGCTAAAAATTGAAAATATCGTTGATTCCAATTTGCTCGGAGGCGTTAAGCTCCGTATTGGAAACCGTATATATGACGGCAGCTTGCGCGGCAAGCTTGATCGTTTAGAACGTAAATTGTTAAGCTAA
- the atpF gene encoding F0F1 ATP synthase subunit B codes for MLTSSLVLGTATEHQFINTGDIIFQLIMFIILMALLKKFAWGPLMGIMKEREAHVANEITAAENSRQEAKKLLEEQRTLLKEARTDAQGLIESAKKQGDLQREEIIMTARSEAERIKESAKLEIEQQKEKAVTAIREQVAQLSVLIASKVIEKELSAADQEKLINDYIQEAGEGR; via the coding sequence GTGTTAACAAGCAGTCTTGTATTAGGCACAGCAACTGAACATCAGTTTATTAATACTGGTGATATCATATTCCAATTAATCATGTTTATCATCTTGATGGCCTTGCTGAAGAAGTTCGCATGGGGTCCGTTAATGGGCATTATGAAAGAACGTGAAGCACATGTGGCCAATGAAATTACGGCAGCAGAAAATAGCCGTCAAGAAGCGAAAAAACTATTAGAAGAACAACGTACTCTATTAAAAGAGGCTCGTACCGATGCACAAGGATTGATTGAATCAGCGAAGAAGCAAGGTGACTTGCAGCGCGAGGAAATCATTATGACGGCACGCAGTGAAGCTGAGCGTATTAAAGAATCAGCCAAGCTTGAAATCGAGCAGCAAAAAGAAAAAGCGGTTACCGCTATTCGCGAACAAGTTGCCCAGCTTTCTGTCTTAATTGCCTCTAAAGTAATTGAGAAAGAACTAAGTGCAGCGGATCAAGAAAAACTCATTAATGACTATATTCAAGAGGCAGGAGAAGGCCGATGA
- the atpE gene encoding F0F1 ATP synthase subunit C, whose protein sequence is MGLLAAAIAIGLAALGAGIGNGLIVSRTVEGIARQPEARGMLQTTMFIGVALVEAIPIIAVVIAFMVQGK, encoded by the coding sequence ATGGGTCTTTTAGCAGCAGCAATTGCAATCGGTTTAGCAGCACTAGGTGCTGGTATCGGTAACGGTCTTATCGTATCTCGTACAGTTGAAGGAATCGCTCGTCAACCAGAAGCTCGTGGTATGCTTCAAACTACAATGTTCATCGGGGTTGCGTTAGTTGAGGCGATTCCTATCATCGCGGTTGTTATCGCGTTCATGGTTCAAGGTAAATAA
- the atpB gene encoding F0F1 ATP synthase subunit A, whose protein sequence is MEHSAHMVKFMGLYFNMGNVLMITVASVVVFLIAVLSTRKLAMKPTGVQNFMEWVMDFVKNIINSTMDWKDGGRFHVLGITMIMYVFVANMLGLPFSVSINGELWWKSPTADPAVTLTLAVLVVGLSHFYGVKMRGMSTYGKEFFKPFWFMFPIKVIEEFANTLTLGLRLYGNIYAGEILLGLLAGGLAQSGNFGWLAAAVPMLAWQGFSVFVGAIQAFIFTMLTMVYLSHKVSSDH, encoded by the coding sequence TTGGAACACAGTGCTCATATGGTAAAATTTATGGGGCTCTATTTTAACATGGGAAACGTTTTGATGATAACCGTTGCCTCTGTTGTTGTCTTTTTAATTGCAGTCCTGTCCACCCGAAAGCTCGCAATGAAGCCGACAGGCGTGCAGAACTTTATGGAATGGGTCATGGATTTCGTTAAAAATATCATTAATAGCACAATGGATTGGAAAGACGGCGGACGATTCCATGTTCTTGGAATTACCATGATCATGTATGTTTTTGTAGCGAATATGCTAGGATTGCCATTCTCAGTCTCCATTAACGGTGAACTTTGGTGGAAATCGCCAACAGCCGATCCGGCTGTCACATTAACACTTGCCGTATTAGTTGTAGGTTTATCCCATTTTTACGGTGTAAAAATGCGAGGAATGTCTACTTACGGGAAGGAATTCTTTAAACCATTTTGGTTTATGTTCCCAATTAAAGTAATTGAAGAGTTTGCTAACACGCTTACTCTTGGTCTGCGTCTTTACGGGAATATCTATGCGGGTGAAATTCTGTTAGGATTACTCGCAGGAGGGTTAGCACAATCAGGAAACTTTGGTTGGCTTGCCGCAGCTGTACCGATGCTCGCATGGCAGGGCTTCTCAGTCTTTGTCGGTGCCATCCAGGCTTTTATCTTCACTATGTTAACGATGGTTTATTTGTCTCACAAAGTGAGCAGCGACCATTAA
- a CDS encoding ATP synthase subunit I, translating into MPELQLMFSRQRKWMFTLLSIYVLGWGFTSYQSIFLGLVVGTSLSLFNLWLMVRKMNQFDNAVTQGKKVRSLGSFSRFASAALAVIIAMRFPEHLHLISVVIGLMTSYIVIMIDFFIRSLQIHN; encoded by the coding sequence ATGCCGGAACTTCAATTAATGTTTTCAAGACAGCGAAAATGGATGTTTACTTTATTATCTATTTATGTACTCGGCTGGGGGTTCACGTCTTATCAATCTATCTTTCTGGGATTGGTTGTTGGGACAAGTTTGAGCCTTTTTAATTTGTGGTTAATGGTCCGCAAGATGAATCAGTTTGATAATGCGGTGACACAAGGGAAAAAGGTACGGTCACTCGGATCTTTTTCACGGTTTGCAAGTGCAGCCTTGGCTGTGATTATTGCGATGAGGTTTCCAGAGCATCTTCACCTCATTAGTGTGGTTATAGGGTTAATGACATCCTATATTGTCATTATGATAGATTTTTTTATACGATCTTTGCAAATACATAACTAG